From a region of the Candidatus Limnocylindrales bacterium genome:
- a CDS encoding zf-HC2 domain-containing protein: MSDTELSCRELIDILAAYLDDELDAEQRALFDAHLGDCPECMEYLRGYRRTMDLARDTAAADPVPGDIPERLVAAVMAVLPSRRRLTP; the protein is encoded by the coding sequence ATGAGCGATACCGAGCTGAGCTGCCGCGAGCTGATCGACATTCTTGCTGCCTACCTGGACGACGAGCTCGACGCGGAGCAGCGCGCGCTCTTCGATGCGCACCTCGGCGACTGTCCCGAGTGCATGGAATATCTGCGCGGCTATCGCCGGACGATGGATCTGGCCCGGGACACGGCGGCGGCCGATCCGGTTCCCGGGGACATTCCCGAAAGACTGGTTGCGGCGGTGATGGCGGTGCTGCCGTCCCGGCGACGGCTCACCCCCTGA
- a CDS encoding NAD(P)/FAD-dependent oxidoreductase, with product MLATVFRMRKIEHHRLPNLALAAKLTVSIALLFAWALYAASWSVAVLEASWASGTTSLMQSLGSALANLARQQSANYALLLVVHTMAIALLASVAGWLFRRTSMRRRARTAVHWLARGFFAFDLLMWVTVPFLAPVRPLATAFAAGATLLLGVLTVIGLKQTWIYARWRSSGVRRRVVIVGGGFAGLYTALGLDRRLGYHPDLDIEVLDRRNYFLFPPLLPSAAAGAIELRQVANPFRRIFESTNVRFRKASVEAIDPVRRKLVAHVEAAAHGSSSVDHDVEIDYDYLVLAPGSCNQTFGTRGVREHAFFMKELGDASAVRNQVIECFERAAAGGGEQLQRELLTFVVVGAGPTGVEVASEIHDLIFQVLLARYPEIDADLVRVILVQSGPQILPGWRDSVVRITGRQLSRMRCQVQLGCRVAAVTANAVHLSDGAVIPARTCIWCAGVAASPLLACAPLRVDGSGRAIVQADLRAAGFEDVFVLGDAAAAIDGNSGRALPPLGQVAFQQGSHTARNLVRLLRGKRTRAFRYFDHGSLVSVGEHFAAVDLFGVRIWGFAGWLIWRTLYLSKMVGFGNRLRIVTDWTLDLLVERSVAQTQERPSPSPLRGPLPEQAGTGAVAADSEAA from the coding sequence GTGCTCGCAACAGTTTTCCGGATGCGCAAGATCGAGCACCACCGCCTTCCCAACCTCGCTCTTGCCGCCAAGCTGACCGTTTCGATCGCGCTGCTGTTCGCCTGGGCTCTCTACGCCGCGAGCTGGAGCGTGGCGGTGCTGGAAGCGAGCTGGGCTTCGGGAACGACCTCGCTCATGCAGTCGCTCGGCAGCGCGCTGGCCAACCTGGCGCGGCAGCAATCGGCCAACTACGCCCTGCTTCTCGTCGTCCACACGATGGCCATCGCGCTGCTGGCGTCGGTGGCGGGGTGGCTGTTTCGCCGTACTTCCATGCGACGCCGCGCGCGGACAGCCGTGCACTGGCTGGCACGGGGCTTCTTCGCCTTCGACCTTCTGATGTGGGTGACGGTGCCGTTCCTGGCGCCGGTGCGGCCGCTGGCAACCGCGTTCGCCGCCGGTGCCACGCTGCTCCTGGGCGTTCTGACGGTGATCGGGCTGAAGCAGACGTGGATCTACGCGCGCTGGAGATCCTCGGGCGTTCGCCGGCGCGTCGTCATCGTCGGTGGCGGCTTTGCCGGCCTCTACACGGCGCTCGGCCTCGACCGCCGGCTAGGCTATCACCCCGACCTCGACATCGAGGTCCTGGACCGGCGCAACTACTTCCTGTTCCCGCCGTTGCTGCCGAGCGCCGCCGCCGGCGCCATCGAGCTGCGCCAGGTCGCCAACCCTTTCCGGCGTATCTTCGAATCCACCAACGTGCGGTTTCGGAAGGCCAGCGTGGAGGCGATCGACCCGGTGCGCCGCAAGCTGGTCGCGCACGTGGAAGCGGCGGCGCACGGCAGCAGCAGCGTCGATCACGACGTCGAGATCGACTACGACTACCTGGTCCTGGCTCCGGGCTCCTGCAATCAGACCTTCGGCACGCGCGGGGTGCGCGAGCACGCCTTCTTCATGAAGGAGCTGGGCGACGCCAGCGCGGTCCGCAACCAGGTCATCGAGTGCTTCGAGCGCGCCGCCGCCGGTGGCGGCGAGCAGCTGCAGCGCGAGCTTCTCACGTTCGTCGTCGTCGGCGCAGGACCGACCGGCGTCGAGGTGGCCAGCGAGATCCACGACCTCATCTTCCAGGTGCTGCTCGCACGCTACCCGGAGATCGACGCGGACCTGGTGCGGGTCATCCTCGTGCAATCGGGCCCGCAGATCCTTCCGGGCTGGCGCGACAGCGTCGTGCGCATCACCGGCCGGCAGCTCTCGCGCATGCGCTGCCAGGTACAGCTCGGATGCCGCGTTGCTGCCGTGACGGCCAATGCCGTGCATCTGTCCGATGGAGCCGTCATTCCGGCACGCACGTGCATCTGGTGCGCCGGCGTGGCGGCATCGCCACTGCTTGCGTGTGCGCCGCTGCGCGTCGACGGCAGCGGCCGCGCGATCGTGCAGGCCGACCTACGGGCGGCCGGCTTCGAGGACGTCTTCGTACTCGGCGATGCGGCGGCCGCCATCGACGGGAACAGCGGTCGCGCGCTGCCTCCGCTCGGGCAGGTCGCATTCCAGCAGGGAAGCCACACGGCCAGGAATCTCGTGCGCCTGCTGCGGGGAAAGAGGACGCGGGCGTTCCGCTACTTCGATCATGGCTCGCTGGTGTCCGTCGGCGAGCATTTCGCGGCCGTCGACCTGTTCGGCGTCCGCATCTGGGGCTTCGCCGGCTGGCTCATCTGGCGGACGCTGTACCTGAGCAAGATGGTCGGTTTCGGCAATCGCCTGCGCATCGTCACCGACTGGACGCTCGACCTTCTGGTGGAGCGTTCGGTCGCACAGACGCAGGAGCGTCCCTCGCCGTCGCCGCTGCGTGGGCCGCTGCCGGAGCAGGCCGGCACGGGCGCCGTCGCCGCCGACTCCGAGGCGGCCTGA
- a CDS encoding SMP-30/gluconolactonase/LRE family protein, whose product MMNRNFVFPSPVLLALAVMTMSATVSATAGAQLGPYATSPDAAVDLSDPAALAVVGGEWRYADAAIEVVAHRSVGADLKASGAANRTHDISPRAGTAGFDDSGWPVIEPQTLLQRRGNGRLSFGWYRLRVTLPGHVARHAVAGSTVVLEVVADDYAEVWVDGELPAAVGQSGGSVIAGFNTANRVVLTRDARPGQTMTAAIFVANGPLSDPPANFVWLRSATLEFYGREKARAGEPLETRIERNDAALDAIVAPDVRIEKVAAGFEFIEGPVWTPDGLLFSDPNANRIYRWSRDGQVSLYRTRSGYAGLDIGEYRQPGSNGLALDGQGRLTICEHGNRRVTRIEKNGVVTTLADSYEGKRLNSPNDLVYRSDGALCFTDPPFGLPRYHDDPRRELGFTGVFCLRDGRLELVSDELSGPNGINFSPDESHLYVTNWDPGAKTITRFSRNAAGGYGNGELFFDMTSQPGETALDGLEVDELGNLYVAGPGGLWILSAKGEHLGTIQGPELPANFAFGDDDRKTLYITAHTGLYRLRLKVPGRAR is encoded by the coding sequence ATGATGAACCGCAATTTCGTTTTCCCGTCTCCGGTGCTGCTGGCGCTGGCAGTGATGACCATGTCCGCGACGGTGTCCGCGACGGCCGGTGCTCAGCTCGGGCCGTATGCAACATCGCCGGATGCCGCCGTCGATCTTTCCGACCCCGCGGCACTGGCGGTGGTGGGAGGCGAGTGGCGCTACGCGGATGCGGCCATCGAAGTCGTCGCGCACCGCAGCGTCGGCGCCGACCTCAAGGCCAGTGGTGCGGCCAACCGCACGCACGACATCTCGCCGCGAGCGGGCACGGCCGGCTTCGACGACTCCGGCTGGCCGGTGATCGAGCCGCAGACGCTCCTGCAGCGGCGCGGCAACGGTCGGCTGTCCTTCGGATGGTATCGGCTGCGCGTGACGCTGCCCGGCCACGTCGCGCGGCATGCGGTGGCCGGCTCCACGGTCGTGCTCGAGGTCGTCGCCGACGACTATGCCGAGGTATGGGTCGACGGCGAGCTGCCCGCAGCGGTCGGGCAGAGCGGCGGCTCGGTGATTGCTGGATTCAACACCGCCAACCGCGTCGTGCTGACGCGCGACGCGAGGCCGGGGCAGACGATGACCGCGGCGATCTTCGTCGCCAACGGCCCTCTGTCCGACCCGCCGGCGAACTTCGTATGGCTTCGTTCGGCCACCCTGGAATTCTACGGCAGGGAGAAGGCTCGCGCCGGCGAGCCCCTCGAGACCAGGATCGAGCGCAACGACGCTGCGCTCGATGCCATCGTCGCGCCCGATGTCCGCATCGAGAAGGTGGCCGCAGGCTTCGAGTTCATCGAGGGGCCGGTCTGGACGCCGGACGGCCTGCTGTTCAGCGATCCGAACGCCAATCGCATCTACCGGTGGAGCCGCGACGGCCAGGTGTCGCTGTACCGCACCAGGAGCGGCTATGCGGGCCTCGACATCGGCGAGTATCGCCAGCCCGGCTCCAACGGCCTGGCGCTGGACGGGCAGGGGCGCCTGACCATCTGCGAGCACGGCAACCGGCGCGTCACGCGCATCGAGAAGAACGGCGTCGTTACGACGCTGGCCGACAGCTACGAGGGCAAGCGGCTGAACAGCCCCAACGACCTCGTCTATCGCAGCGACGGCGCTCTGTGCTTCACCGATCCTCCCTTCGGCCTTCCGCGCTATCACGACGACCCGCGCCGCGAGCTCGGCTTCACCGGCGTGTTCTGTCTGCGCGACGGGCGGCTCGAGCTCGTCAGTGACGAGCTGAGCGGTCCCAACGGGATCAACTTCTCACCCGACGAGAGCCACCTGTACGTGACCAACTGGGACCCTGGCGCCAAGACGATCACGCGCTTCTCCCGCAACGCGGCCGGAGGCTACGGCAACGGCGAGCTCTTCTTCGACATGACCTCGCAGCCGGGAGAGACGGCGCTCGATGGTCTGGAGGTGGACGAGCTCGGCAATCTCTACGTTGCCGGCCCTGGCGGCCTGTGGATCCTGTCGGCGAAGGGAGAGCACCTCGGGACGATCCAGGGACCGGAGCTGCCGGCCAACTTTGCGTTCGGCGACGACGACCGCAAGACGCTCTACATCACGGCGCACACCGGCTTGTACCGCCTCAGGCTGAAGGTGCCCGGCCGCGCACGGTAG
- a CDS encoding DoxX family protein codes for MQRIRYFVHELPALVARPLSWLPPLLARIVVGWTFASTGWGKLGNLEQVIGFFAELGIPFPELQAPFVAFTELTCGLLLVAGLATRIAALPLIGTMVVAIATAQWASIDGAAALFGLVETLYIVLFAWLTVAGPGPVSLDALVERAFQPRESDPSPVLPSALRPTMPARS; via the coding sequence ATGCAGCGCATCCGCTACTTCGTCCATGAGCTCCCCGCTCTCGTCGCCCGGCCGCTGAGCTGGCTGCCGCCGCTTCTGGCGCGCATCGTCGTCGGCTGGACGTTCGCGTCCACGGGCTGGGGCAAGCTCGGCAACCTCGAACAGGTCATCGGCTTCTTCGCCGAGCTCGGCATCCCTTTTCCCGAGCTGCAGGCACCCTTCGTGGCATTCACCGAACTGACCTGCGGGCTGCTGCTCGTCGCGGGACTGGCCACGCGCATCGCTGCGCTGCCGCTCATCGGCACGATGGTCGTCGCCATCGCCACCGCGCAATGGGCAAGCATCGACGGCGCTGCGGCGCTCTTCGGCCTCGTCGAGACGCTCTACATCGTGCTCTTCGCGTGGCTGACCGTCGCCGGCCCCGGTCCTGTTTCACTCGACGCTCTCGTGGAACGGGCTTTCCAGCCGCGGGAGAGCGATCCGTCGCCGGTGTTGCCGTCCGCGCTGCGGCCGACGATGCCGGCGCGCAGCTGA
- a CDS encoding FGGY-family carbohydrate kinase, with amino-acid sequence MNAPSQWILAIDLGTSGCKAALVSVDGEVAAWEFQSVETILLPGGGAEQDPHAWWSALVSVSRRLVARHPDIARAVVAVCCSTQGEGTVAVDRDGKALMNAVLWMDARGADHLRKITHGPVRVAGYDARRLWRWIRLTGGAPSLAGKDPAAHMLFVRHERPQVYERTHKFLNVLDYLNLRLTGRFVATHDSILTSWVTDNRGGSVSYDDLLVRRSGIDADKFPDIVACTETLGPLRAEVSAELGLPPTVMVVAGAIDTSAAAVGSGAVRDYDTHLYIGTSSWLGAHLPRKKTDLVSAMAAVPCAIAGRYLLTGLQATAGGNLTFLRDRILYHKDELLQEAQVPDVFQVIDRIAEKTPAGSNGVIYTPWIYGERAPVEDRHVRAAIYNLSLENSREDIIRAVLEGVALNTRWLLSPFEKVLGRATGPIHMVGGGANSPVWCRIFADVLRRPVRRMKDPIQANVRGAAFIGAVGLGLIRFDEVPARVRCVQEYEPDAGNGALYDERFAQFVRIYRANRGVYARLNARR; translated from the coding sequence ATGAACGCGCCCTCGCAGTGGATTCTCGCCATCGACCTCGGGACGTCCGGCTGCAAGGCGGCGCTCGTTTCGGTCGACGGCGAAGTGGCAGCCTGGGAGTTCCAGAGCGTCGAGACGATCCTGCTGCCGGGCGGCGGGGCCGAGCAGGATCCGCACGCGTGGTGGTCGGCGCTGGTGAGCGTATCGAGGCGGCTCGTCGCCAGGCACCCCGACATCGCAAGGGCCGTCGTCGCCGTCTGCTGCAGCACGCAAGGCGAGGGTACGGTTGCGGTCGATCGCGACGGCAAGGCGCTGATGAACGCGGTCCTGTGGATGGACGCTCGCGGCGCGGACCATCTGCGAAAGATCACGCATGGGCCCGTACGCGTGGCCGGCTACGACGCGCGCCGTTTGTGGCGCTGGATCCGCCTGACCGGAGGCGCGCCCTCGCTGGCGGGCAAGGACCCCGCCGCCCACATGCTGTTCGTCAGGCACGAGCGGCCGCAGGTCTACGAGCGCACGCACAAGTTCCTCAACGTGCTCGACTATCTGAACCTGCGCCTGACGGGACGCTTCGTCGCCACGCACGACTCGATCCTGACATCGTGGGTCACCGACAATCGCGGCGGTAGCGTCTCGTACGACGACCTTCTGGTGCGACGCTCGGGCATCGACGCCGACAAGTTCCCCGACATCGTCGCCTGCACCGAGACTCTCGGGCCCCTGCGGGCGGAGGTTTCCGCCGAGCTGGGGCTGCCGCCGACGGTCATGGTCGTCGCGGGCGCCATCGATACCTCGGCTGCGGCCGTCGGCTCGGGCGCGGTGCGCGACTACGACACCCATCTCTACATCGGCACGTCTTCGTGGCTCGGCGCCCACCTGCCGCGCAAGAAGACGGATCTGGTCTCGGCAATGGCGGCGGTGCCGTGCGCCATTGCGGGCCGCTACCTCTTGACGGGGCTGCAGGCGACCGCCGGCGGCAATCTGACGTTCCTGCGCGACCGGATCCTCTACCACAAGGACGAGCTGCTGCAGGAAGCGCAGGTGCCGGACGTCTTCCAGGTGATCGACCGGATTGCCGAGAAGACGCCGGCCGGCAGCAACGGCGTCATCTATACGCCGTGGATCTACGGCGAGCGCGCGCCGGTGGAGGACCGGCACGTGCGCGCGGCGATCTACAACCTGTCGCTGGAGAACTCGCGCGAGGACATCATCCGTGCCGTGCTCGAGGGCGTGGCGCTGAACACGCGCTGGCTGCTCAGCCCGTTCGAGAAGGTGCTCGGCCGCGCCACGGGCCCCATCCACATGGTCGGCGGCGGCGCCAACTCGCCGGTATGGTGCCGCATCTTCGCGGACGTGCTGCGGCGGCCGGTGCGCCGCATGAAGGATCCGATCCAGGCCAACGTGCGCGGCGCCGCATTCATCGGCGCCGTCGGCCTCGGCCTCATTCGCTTCGACGAGGTGCCGGCGCGCGTCCGGTGTGTGCAGGAGTACGAGCCCGACGCCGGCAACGGCGCCCTCTACGACGAGAGGTTCGCGCAGTTCGTCCGCATCTATCGCGCCAACCGCGGCGTCTACGCACGGCTCAACGCTCGGCGGTAG
- a CDS encoding class II aldolase/adducin family protein yields the protein MGKYDAWKRQVLEVSKRLSERGYFGTHSGSAGNVSALVDGEEAVVVTPSTLPYDDMQLDDLCVVDFDLGRIEGHRDPSIETPMHIACYRNRRDVSAVIHTHQINASVLAVLNKPIPALFDEVVISIGPTVEVAAYGLSGSEELLSNVVARLSNRCHCYLLQNHGALAVGPNLEKTFTYVELLEKVATIYVQALATGQPITTLPEPLTDALFGIVTGKQDMEIARKDGLRGA from the coding sequence ATGGGAAAGTACGACGCTTGGAAGCGGCAGGTCCTGGAGGTCAGCAAGCGGCTGTCGGAGCGCGGCTACTTCGGCACGCACTCGGGCAGCGCGGGCAACGTCTCGGCGCTGGTCGATGGCGAGGAGGCGGTCGTCGTCACTCCCTCGACCTTGCCTTACGACGACATGCAACTCGACGATCTCTGCGTCGTGGACTTCGATCTCGGCCGCATCGAAGGACATCGCGACCCGTCGATCGAGACGCCGATGCACATCGCCTGCTACCGCAACCGGCGCGACGTCAGCGCCGTCATCCACACGCACCAGATCAACGCGAGCGTGCTGGCGGTGCTGAACAAGCCGATCCCGGCGCTCTTCGACGAGGTGGTGATCTCGATCGGGCCGACCGTGGAGGTGGCGGCATACGGGCTGTCGGGTTCCGAGGAATTGCTGTCGAACGTCGTGGCCCGGCTCTCCAACCGATGCCACTGCTATCTGCTGCAGAACCACGGCGCGCTGGCCGTGGGCCCGAACCTCGAAAAGACGTTCACGTACGTCGAGCTGCTCGAGAAGGTGGCGACCATCTACGTGCAGGCCCTGGCCACGGGCCAGCCCATCACGACGCTGCCCGAGCCGCTGACCGACGCGCTCTTCGGCATCGTCACCGGCAAGCAGGACATGGAGATCGCGCGCAAGGACGGCCTTCGCGGCGCATGA
- a CDS encoding aminotransferase class III-fold pyridoxal phosphate-dependent enzyme, translating into MIKQATAADHDAAASDTGSRYAISHWPDTDDLVARGKRLIAEAPRPVRRERMAEVLEWFETRCRGSKEQTARAAQRIPGGVQHNLAFNYPFPLSVTRADGPYLWDVDGNRYIDFLQAGGPTVLGSNYPAVRDKVIEVLRECGPVTGLFHEYELKLAELIHRHMPAVEMFRMLGSGTEACMAAVRAARNFTGNAKVIKVGGAYHGWSDQMVLGTRIPGSGAFEAAGIPADTLAHTQEFYPNDIHALRALLEANRTQGGTAAVLVEPIGPESGSRPVQRDFNGRVRELCDEFGALLVFDEVVTGFRLGMGGAQGYFGVRPDLTVFGKCIAGGFPAAGGVGGRADVMSTFAAGIGGGTQKTLVGGTLSANPISSAAGYFAILEMERTDAPIIAGRAGDRLAAGLQAMCEELGLPFFAYNHGSIVHLETHGVLLVDVDDPEFFFKIMQRKKMGEEYGAAFTAAGIITLAGSRLYTSMADTDDVIDDALARFRTVLESVE; encoded by the coding sequence ATGATCAAGCAGGCAACCGCGGCTGACCACGACGCAGCGGCGAGCGACACCGGCTCGCGTTACGCGATCTCGCACTGGCCCGACACGGACGATCTCGTCGCGCGCGGCAAGCGCCTGATCGCCGAGGCGCCGCGGCCGGTGCGGCGCGAGCGAATGGCGGAGGTGCTCGAATGGTTCGAGACCCGCTGCCGCGGCTCCAAGGAGCAGACCGCGCGGGCGGCGCAGCGCATCCCAGGCGGCGTCCAGCACAACCTCGCGTTCAACTATCCGTTCCCGCTGAGCGTCACGCGCGCGGACGGGCCCTACCTCTGGGACGTCGACGGCAATCGTTACATCGACTTCCTCCAGGCCGGCGGCCCCACCGTTCTCGGCAGCAACTATCCGGCGGTCCGCGACAAGGTGATCGAGGTCCTGCGCGAGTGCGGGCCGGTGACGGGGCTGTTCCACGAGTACGAGCTGAAGCTGGCCGAGCTCATCCATCGTCACATGCCCGCGGTCGAGATGTTCCGCATGCTCGGCAGCGGCACCGAAGCGTGCATGGCGGCGGTGCGCGCGGCGCGCAACTTCACCGGCAACGCCAAGGTCATCAAGGTCGGCGGCGCCTATCACGGCTGGAGCGATCAGATGGTGCTCGGCACGCGCATTCCAGGCAGCGGCGCGTTCGAAGCTGCCGGGATCCCGGCCGACACGCTGGCGCACACACAGGAGTTCTACCCCAACGACATCCACGCGCTGCGCGCGCTGCTGGAGGCGAACCGGACGCAGGGCGGAACCGCGGCGGTGCTGGTCGAGCCGATCGGGCCCGAGAGCGGGTCGAGGCCGGTTCAGCGCGACTTCAACGGTCGCGTGCGCGAGCTGTGCGACGAGTTCGGCGCGCTGCTGGTCTTCGACGAGGTCGTCACCGGCTTTCGGCTGGGCATGGGCGGCGCGCAGGGCTACTTCGGCGTGCGTCCGGACCTGACGGTGTTCGGCAAGTGCATCGCCGGCGGTTTTCCGGCCGCGGGCGGCGTGGGCGGACGCGCCGACGTGATGAGCACGTTCGCGGCGGGTATCGGCGGCGGCACGCAGAAGACGCTGGTCGGCGGGACGCTGTCGGCCAACCCGATCAGCTCGGCGGCAGGATACTTCGCGATCCTCGAGATGGAGCGCACGGACGCGCCGATCATCGCGGGCCGCGCCGGCGATCGCCTGGCGGCGGGCCTGCAGGCGATGTGCGAGGAGCTGGGGCTGCCGTTTTTCGCCTACAACCACGGCTCGATCGTGCACCTGGAGACGCACGGCGTCCTGCTGGTGGACGTGGACGACCCCGAGTTCTTCTTCAAGATCATGCAGCGAAAGAAGATGGGCGAGGAGTACGGCGCCGCGTTCACGGCGGCCGGCATCATCACGCTGGCCGGCAGCCGCCTCTACACGAGCATGGCGGACACCGATGACGTCATCGACGATGCGCTGGCGCGATTCCGCACGGTGCTCGAAAGCGTGGAGTAG
- a CDS encoding GntR family transcriptional regulator has translation MPRSSLSPAAVPKARPRSVAAPAAAAVTAAATVPDAVFDRLLSDIVRGVHGRGVRLPAERDLVRDLGASRVSVRDALRRLEHWGLISIRHGSGAVVRPRGQWTFDVLPASLREAEAVDGVTAASLIEDALALRRMIVLGMLELAAGRLQHGALAQARATVAQAWRSRTDLDLFAALDFQVTQQVLEAAGMLPAMWLLNKITPAYIESVRAIGRRAAVPSDYVAAHERVFDALEEGDGRRATRLMQKYMEAADRRRLSAWRKR, from the coding sequence ATGCCGCGCTCCTCGCTCAGCCCCGCTGCCGTCCCCAAAGCCCGTCCGCGCAGCGTCGCTGCGCCGGCCGCCGCCGCCGTGACGGCCGCGGCCACGGTGCCCGATGCCGTTTTCGATCGCCTGCTGTCCGATATCGTCCGGGGCGTCCATGGCCGCGGCGTGCGTCTTCCGGCCGAGCGCGATCTGGTGCGCGACCTCGGCGCCAGCCGCGTCAGCGTGCGGGATGCACTGCGCCGGCTCGAACACTGGGGGCTGATTTCGATTCGACACGGCTCGGGCGCCGTCGTTCGGCCGCGCGGCCAGTGGACGTTCGATGTCCTTCCGGCATCGCTGCGCGAGGCCGAAGCGGTCGACGGCGTGACCGCCGCCTCGCTCATCGAGGACGCGCTGGCGCTGCGCCGCATGATCGTGCTCGGCATGCTCGAGCTGGCAGCAGGCCGCCTGCAGCACGGCGCGCTCGCGCAGGCTCGCGCCACCGTCGCGCAGGCGTGGCGCTCGCGCACCGACCTCGATCTTTTCGCCGCGCTCGACTTCCAGGTCACGCAGCAGGTGCTCGAGGCCGCGGGGATGCTTCCGGCGATGTGGCTGCTCAACAAGATCACGCCGGCCTACATCGAGTCCGTGCGCGCGATCGGACGGCGCGCAGCCGTGCCATCCGACTACGTGGCGGCGCACGAGCGCGTCTTCGACGCTCTCGAGGAAGGCGACGGCCGCCGCGCCACCAGGCTGATGCAGAAGTACATGGAGGCCGCCGACCGGCGGCGGCTGTCCGCATGGAGAAAACGATGA